A part of Rhipicephalus microplus isolate Deutch F79 chromosome 8, USDA_Rmic, whole genome shotgun sequence genomic DNA contains:
- the LOC119164363 gene encoding uncharacterized protein LOC119164363 translates to MGTYTLYGFSEAIDRRPWHFVQPIDDARVCSACRLVPRKSGFLPCRHVLCETCYDQCRSRGHVCVMDGEACPEDLVDWREFSAQKLLGREVTCWNKEYGCEAVTTVSSMANHFYQTCSYHPSRCPKCSATVLQRHMIDHMESRCSAHALSRKSSSTPTSAALQEEMRGVRTLLGDIKQYLEKATTEKKRLSSKIAEVSRQRLDTQEQLGAAVREAKERLEQTLRVIEENAKKDEEVRREFDELKSTLEQRVADVKATLEASIRARKAHAEARSKSQSVVTQTVSVLHQEVQRIKAAVEDIQHELCPEGEPSNNVDRNR, encoded by the exons ATGGGCACGTACACGTTGTACGGGTTTTCGGAGGCCATAGACAGGAGACCCTGGCACTTCGTGCAACCCATCGACGACGCCAGGGTGTGCAGCGCGTGTCGCCTAGTGCCGAGGAAGAGCGGGTTCCTGCCCTGCCGCCATGTGCTGTGCGAGACGTGCTACGACCAGTGCAGGAGCAGAGGACACGTGTGCGTCATGGACGGCGAGGCCTGTCCGGAGGACCTGGTTGACTGGAGAGAGTTTTCAGCCCAGAAGTTGCTTGGGAGAGAG GTGACTTGCTGGAACAAGGAGTACGGCTGCGAAGCCGTCACCACGGTTTCCAGCATGGCCAACCATTTTTACCAAACGTGCTCCTACCATCCCTCGCGCTGCCCCAAGTGTTCGGCCACGGTTCTTCAGCGACACATGATCGACCACATGGAGTCGCGTTGTTCGGCCCACGCCCTGAGCCGGAAGTCTTCCTCGACGCCAACTTCCGCGGCCTTGCAAGAAGAAATGCGTGGCGTCCGAACGCTACTGGGCGACATAAAGCAGTACCTAGAAAAGGCCACCACCGAGAAGAAACGGCTAAGTTCGAAAATCGCCGAGGTCTCTCGGCAGCGCCTAGACACCCAAGAACAATTGGGGGCCGCCGTCAGGGAAGCCAAGGAACGACTCGAACAGACGCTCAGAGTCATCGAAGAGAATGCCAAGAAGGACGAAGAGGTTCGACGGGAGTTCGACGAGCTCAAATCGACCTTGGAGCAACGAGTGGCCGACGTGAAGGCGACTTTGGAAGCTTCCATCCGGGCCCGCAAAGCACACGCTGAAGCTAGAAGCAAGTCGCAGAGTGTCGTGACGCAAACTGTGAGCGTGTTGCACCAAGAAGTGCAGCGTATAAAGGCGGCCGTGGAAGACATCCAGCATGAGTTGTGTCCAGAGGGCGAGCCTTCCAACAACGTGGACCGGAACCGTTAA